One region of Flavobacterium sp. KACC 22763 genomic DNA includes:
- a CDS encoding SymE family type I addiction module toxin: MKQSVKRRLKIQQKHIARSYHRYVIFPEIRLCGKWLQKIGFHYGNFVTIEHQQNKIIITTNNEIETK; this comes from the coding sequence ATGAAACAATCAGTAAAAAGACGATTAAAAATACAGCAAAAGCATATTGCACGATCATATCATCGATACGTTATATTTCCAGAAATACGTCTTTGCGGAAAATGGCTTCAGAAAATCGGTTTTCATTACGGGAATTTCGTAACGATTGAACATCAGCAAAATAAAATCATTATTACAACCAATAATGAAATTGAAACGAAATAA
- a CDS encoding helix-turn-helix transcriptional regulator, which yields MSQLNLNRIKVVLVENNRSNKELAKHLGKTVSTVSRWCTNDYQPSIETLYEISKYLKVDIRELLVSTGKG from the coding sequence ATGTCGCAATTAAATTTAAATAGAATAAAGGTTGTTTTGGTTGAAAACAATAGAAGTAATAAGGAATTAGCAAAACATTTGGGCAAAACGGTATCGACAGTTTCGCGTTGGTGTACGAATGATTATCAGCCTTCTATTGAAACACTTTATGAGATTTCGAAATATTTGAAGGTTGATATTCGGGAGTTATTGGTTTCTACTGGAAAAGGTTAA
- a CDS encoding abortive infection system antitoxin AbiGi family protein — protein MSDKTKNKIDKKVVENDFSQKKINHIVHYLDNFEVLLKILKDGFAPSYCLENVSESDYYVPMVSFCNIPLKDVDQYMRYGKYGLGMSLDWALKNRISPVVYIHENTPFKDFSKKLFSGGLYKNDINNFDVILDAITPAIQFFKNWKTTYKGKEIITYQEREWRYIPDLKDNKVLYPDEFNDMKESHFKKKPHLPEYSINFDINDIRYIVISNENQRNRIINLLIKKYDENSVIDSILSGKLIIINDELIRNDF, from the coding sequence ATGTCAGATAAAACAAAAAACAAAATTGATAAAAAAGTTGTAGAAAACGATTTCAGTCAAAAGAAAATAAATCATATAGTACATTACTTAGATAATTTTGAAGTTTTATTAAAAATCTTAAAAGATGGTTTTGCTCCTTCGTATTGTTTAGAAAATGTTAGCGAATCAGATTATTATGTTCCAATGGTGAGTTTTTGCAATATACCATTAAAAGATGTGGATCAATATATGAGATATGGTAAATATGGCTTAGGAATGAGTTTGGATTGGGCTTTAAAAAATAGAATTTCACCTGTGGTTTACATTCATGAAAATACTCCTTTTAAAGATTTTAGTAAAAAATTATTTAGTGGTGGATTATATAAAAATGACATTAATAATTTTGATGTAATACTTGATGCAATTACTCCCGCAATTCAATTTTTTAAGAATTGGAAAACCACTTATAAAGGTAAAGAGATAATAACTTATCAAGAGAGAGAATGGAGATACATTCCAGATTTAAAAGATAATAAAGTTTTATATCCAGATGAATTCAATGATATGAAAGAATCACATTTTAAGAAAAAACCGCATTTACCAGAATATTCGATAAATTTTGATATTAATGATATTCGCTACATAGTAATCAGTAATGAAAACCAAAGAAACAGGATTATTAATTTATTAATAAAGAAGTATGATGAAAATTCGGTAATTGATTCAATACTCAGCGGAAAGTTGATAATAATAAATGATGAATTAATACGTAACGATTTTTAA
- a CDS encoding sodium:solute symporter, with product MNSIYDKLTTLDFVIVAGYLVALLVIGYVVSMKQRKKNETLFLAGNSLNWYSIGFNMWGTNVGPSSLLAFASIGYATGIVAGNFEWYAFVFLLLLAMVFAPRYIASKVSTMPEYMGKRYGDSTQNILAWYALVKILVSWLSLGLFSGGVLVRQILGIPMWQSVTVLVIFSGIFTFAGGLKAIAKVNVFQMILLIVVSLTLSFLGLQKLGGIDVLIAKTPSNFWNLVRPSDDAHYPWPAILLGYPVAAVAFFCTDQSMVQSVLGAKNLEQGQLGVNFIGWLKVMALPLFILPGILCYALYPELGSNSDLAYMTMVTNLFPSGMNGLVICVMIAVLVGTIGSSLNALSTVFTNDIYVKKINPTATIQDQIKIGRLTIAAGCVFAILIAVAIDNIKGQNLFNIFQAVLGFLAPSLSVVFLLSVFWKRTTKKAVNATLSWGSAFSLFVGVLYLWIFPADKYPVWPHFLLISFYIFAVLLITAVIISLTDKNPEVNISDETDIPKTSKKVKLLFGLLGLVILVLYLVFNGN from the coding sequence ATGAACAGTATCTACGATAAATTAACCACGCTCGATTTTGTGATTGTAGCGGGTTATTTAGTGGCTTTATTGGTCATTGGATATGTGGTAAGTATGAAACAGAGAAAGAAAAATGAAACACTTTTTCTGGCCGGAAACTCCTTAAACTGGTACAGCATCGGGTTTAATATGTGGGGAACCAATGTTGGGCCTTCGTCATTATTGGCTTTTGCGAGTATTGGTTACGCTACGGGAATTGTAGCAGGAAATTTCGAATGGTACGCTTTTGTATTTTTACTGCTTTTGGCAATGGTTTTTGCGCCAAGATATATTGCGAGCAAAGTAAGTACGATGCCCGAATATATGGGAAAACGTTATGGTGATAGTACTCAAAATATTTTGGCTTGGTATGCTTTGGTAAAAATATTAGTAAGCTGGTTGTCTTTAGGATTATTCAGCGGAGGCGTTTTAGTTCGTCAGATTCTTGGAATTCCTATGTGGCAGAGTGTTACGGTTTTAGTGATTTTTTCTGGAATATTTACGTTTGCGGGAGGATTAAAAGCGATTGCTAAAGTGAATGTTTTTCAAATGATTCTGTTAATTGTAGTATCGCTGACACTTTCCTTTTTAGGTTTGCAAAAACTGGGTGGAATCGATGTTTTAATTGCTAAAACTCCTTCTAATTTTTGGAATTTAGTTCGTCCTTCTGACGATGCGCATTATCCGTGGCCTGCTATTTTGTTAGGATATCCTGTAGCAGCAGTTGCTTTTTTCTGTACCGATCAATCGATGGTGCAGAGTGTTTTGGGGGCGAAAAATCTGGAGCAGGGACAATTGGGAGTTAACTTTATAGGATGGTTAAAGGTTATGGCATTGCCGTTATTTATTTTGCCTGGAATTTTATGTTATGCGTTATATCCAGAATTAGGAAGCAATTCTGATTTGGCTTATATGACAATGGTTACGAACCTTTTTCCAAGTGGCATGAACGGTTTGGTAATCTGTGTGATGATTGCCGTTTTGGTAGGAACAATTGGTTCTTCGTTAAACGCTTTAAGTACCGTTTTTACGAATGATATTTATGTAAAGAAAATAAACCCGACGGCGACGATTCAGGATCAGATTAAAATTGGTCGTTTAACAATTGCTGCTGGATGTGTTTTTGCAATTCTTATTGCCGTTGCGATTGACAATATCAAAGGACAGAATTTATTCAACATCTTTCAGGCTGTTTTAGGTTTCTTGGCGCCTTCGTTATCTGTTGTTTTCCTTTTGAGTGTTTTCTGGAAACGCACCACTAAAAAAGCCGTAAATGCAACGCTTTCTTGGGGTTCGGCTTTTAGTTTGTTTGTTGGTGTTTTATATCTATGGATTTTCCCTGCCGATAAATATCCAGTTTGGCCTCACTTTTTATTGATTTCCTTTTACATTTTTGCTGTGCTTTTAATTACAGCTGTTATTATTTCGTTAACTGATAAAAACCCTGAAGTTAATATTTCAGATGAAACGGATATTCCTAAAACTAGTAAAAAGGTTAAGCTTTTGTTTGGTTTGTTGGGGTTGGTAATTTTGGTTTTGTATTTGGTTTTTAATGGGAATTAG
- a CDS encoding Gfo/Idh/MocA family protein, which produces MLKIAILGLGEGRSTMSAAIESSKLELVKICDRNEELCKQRAKEFDFHSYTTNYDDLLNDASIDIIAIYTPDHLHAQHVKQALLHGKHVVCTKPFIDDLSDAKELLELSKSTGKKVFIGQSSRFFEPAKRQRADYEAGLIGDLITIEAQYHADHRWFLKKEWSLLQSFKWLYGGLSHPVDFIRWYLPNIQEVMGYGMISSNGQNAGLKNEDTMHFIFKATDGRIARVSGVYTSPTQPAQRDSGMSTILRATEGASQADYHELRYAITDKTGEEKVVTWGDSTIKYYFRFEGQSHHGGEYQNYLEYFVDSIEQGFEAYPNMEEGIGTVALLQAMDKSLQTGMPVKIADILNEYGL; this is translated from the coding sequence ATGTTAAAAATAGCCATTCTAGGACTTGGAGAAGGACGAAGCACAATGTCGGCTGCTATAGAAAGTTCAAAACTAGAACTCGTTAAAATATGCGACCGAAACGAAGAATTGTGTAAACAGCGAGCAAAAGAATTCGATTTTCATTCGTACACAACTAATTACGACGATTTGTTGAATGATGCATCAATTGATATCATTGCGATTTACACGCCAGATCATCTGCATGCACAACATGTAAAACAAGCTTTGTTGCACGGAAAACATGTTGTTTGTACAAAACCATTTATCGATGATCTTTCGGATGCTAAGGAATTACTAGAATTAAGCAAATCGACTGGAAAGAAAGTTTTTATAGGGCAAAGTTCCCGTTTTTTCGAACCAGCCAAAAGACAAAGAGCCGATTACGAGGCAGGTTTAATTGGAGATTTAATTACAATTGAAGCGCAATATCACGCCGATCACAGATGGTTTTTAAAGAAAGAATGGTCGCTTTTGCAATCGTTTAAATGGTTGTATGGAGGTTTGAGTCATCCTGTAGATTTCATCAGATGGTATTTGCCAAATATTCAGGAAGTGATGGGTTACGGAATGATTAGCAGTAACGGACAAAATGCTGGATTGAAAAATGAAGATACAATGCATTTTATCTTCAAAGCAACCGATGGAAGAATTGCTCGTGTAAGCGGTGTCTATACTTCGCCGACTCAGCCAGCGCAACGTGACAGCGGAATGAGCACAATTCTGCGAGCTACAGAAGGAGCAAGTCAGGCTGATTATCACGAATTGCGTTATGCGATTACAGATAAAACGGGCGAAGAAAAAGTAGTTACTTGGGGCGACAGCACGATAAAATATTATTTCCGTTTTGAAGGACAAAGTCATCACGGCGGAGAATATCAGAATTATTTAGAATATTTTGTAGACAGTATCGAGCAAGGTTTTGAAGCGTATCCAAACATGGAAGAAGGAATTGGAACTGTGGCTTTATTGCAGGCAATGGATAAATCTTTGCAAACTGGAATGCCGGTTAAAATTGCCGATATTCTTAACGAATACGGACTATGA
- a CDS encoding L-rhamnose mutarotase: protein MRLIPFNKLLVVFLLVFTISASGAEIWVSPSGKDSNLGTKSNPLATVHMAMRKARELRRLKDPSIKDGIRIIVMNGTYYLNEPLFVRPEDSGTAESPTTIEADVNARPIISGGIEIKNWTKSTTVINGLKRGAVWVADAPKKAGSLIDYRQLWVNGKKALRAKNTAGTTMERILSWNHEEQTCWIPFKDKSVKFEPGMEMFIVQWWSNANLRIKNIEVQKDSAKLSFEEPESRIQSEHPWPAPWISKNNGNSAYFLNNAFSLLNEPGEWYLDKKNAKIYYIPRAGEEINSVTVTAPVLENLVEVKGTIDSPVHHFQFKGISFQYSNWLRPSQQGHVPLQSGLYLLDAYKLKQPGTPNQANLENQAWVGRPRAAVEVNYANNIQFESCRFEHLSSTGLDLNKGTNHNTVKGNLFKDIGGSAINVGVFSEEAFEAHLPLIIKDEREMCSDEVISDNLITNVTNEDWGTLGISAGFVRNITIEHNEISDVSYSGMAMGWGWTHTPNVMQNNKILGNKIHHYAKHLHDVAGIYTLSAQPGSRIEENYIDKVYNSPYAHDPFLWLYLYTDEGSEGFTIKNNWIAEKKILKNHNGPKGNIWEHNDPYVSTKIKDAAGIRAPYKDLEKEVVIDEKWGLQEMPKPYAIELIGSDFDIEKIKSTLVGFRIVGQELYQWKNHLVIYGKMNQPERTKRKLAGAFPSLEIKIYEDLVYDFQNFERCKDSKPASDWENIVLTANLPADEKLQKEYVEYHKTQFEKWPEVAKGFCNADFQQLQVFKKDRQLILVISIPKGENLDKLNPKTTQNNPRVDDWNALMKKYQSGIEGAKSDETWIFLNKVETK from the coding sequence ATGCGTTTAATTCCTTTCAACAAATTACTAGTCGTTTTTTTACTGGTATTCACAATTTCGGCAAGTGGTGCTGAAATCTGGGTGTCGCCATCAGGAAAAGATTCAAACCTCGGAACAAAATCAAATCCGTTGGCAACGGTTCACATGGCAATGCGAAAAGCCAGAGAGCTTCGTCGTTTAAAAGATCCATCTATAAAAGACGGAATTCGAATTATAGTAATGAATGGAACGTATTATTTAAACGAACCATTATTTGTACGACCAGAAGATTCTGGAACAGCAGAAAGTCCGACAACAATTGAAGCCGATGTAAATGCAAGACCCATTATAAGCGGTGGAATCGAAATTAAAAATTGGACAAAATCGACAACCGTTATCAACGGACTAAAAAGAGGTGCTGTTTGGGTAGCCGATGCTCCTAAAAAAGCGGGAAGCCTAATTGATTACAGACAATTATGGGTAAACGGAAAAAAAGCCCTAAGAGCTAAAAATACTGCCGGAACCACAATGGAACGTATTTTATCATGGAATCACGAAGAACAAACCTGTTGGATTCCGTTTAAGGATAAATCAGTTAAGTTCGAACCGGGAATGGAAATGTTTATTGTGCAATGGTGGTCGAATGCCAATCTTAGAATCAAAAATATCGAAGTACAAAAAGACAGCGCCAAACTTTCGTTTGAAGAGCCAGAAAGCCGTATTCAAAGCGAGCATCCGTGGCCTGCTCCGTGGATTTCTAAAAACAACGGGAATTCTGCTTATTTCTTAAATAATGCTTTTTCACTTTTAAACGAGCCTGGTGAATGGTATTTAGACAAGAAAAATGCTAAAATCTATTATATTCCAAGAGCTGGAGAAGAAATTAATTCGGTTACCGTTACAGCTCCAGTTTTAGAAAATCTGGTTGAAGTAAAAGGAACAATCGATTCTCCTGTTCATCATTTTCAATTTAAAGGAATTTCGTTTCAGTACAGCAACTGGCTTCGTCCTTCGCAGCAAGGTCACGTGCCGTTGCAGTCGGGTTTGTATTTGTTGGATGCTTATAAATTGAAACAGCCAGGAACACCAAATCAGGCGAATTTAGAAAATCAGGCTTGGGTAGGTAGACCTCGTGCAGCGGTTGAAGTAAATTATGCGAATAATATTCAGTTTGAATCGTGTCGTTTTGAACATCTATCTTCGACTGGTTTAGATTTAAATAAAGGAACAAATCACAATACTGTAAAAGGAAATTTATTTAAAGATATTGGCGGAAGTGCTATTAATGTTGGAGTTTTCTCTGAAGAAGCTTTTGAAGCGCATTTACCTTTAATCATAAAAGATGAAAGAGAAATGTGTTCGGATGAAGTGATTTCGGACAATTTAATCACCAACGTAACCAATGAAGATTGGGGAACTTTAGGAATCAGTGCAGGTTTTGTTCGAAATATTACGATTGAACACAACGAAATTTCGGATGTATCATACTCTGGAATGGCAATGGGCTGGGGTTGGACACACACGCCAAACGTGATGCAGAACAATAAAATTCTAGGGAATAAAATTCATCATTATGCGAAACATTTACATGATGTTGCTGGAATTTACACGCTTTCGGCTCAGCCAGGAAGCCGAATCGAAGAAAATTATATCGACAAAGTTTACAATAGTCCATACGCGCACGATCCGTTTTTATGGCTGTATTTATATACCGATGAAGGAAGTGAAGGTTTTACGATAAAAAACAACTGGATTGCTGAAAAGAAAATCCTTAAAAACCACAATGGTCCAAAAGGGAATATTTGGGAACACAATGATCCGTATGTAAGCACTAAAATTAAAGATGCAGCGGGAATCAGAGCTCCTTATAAAGATTTAGAAAAAGAAGTCGTAATCGATGAAAAATGGGGATTGCAGGAAATGCCAAAACCGTATGCCATCGAATTGATAGGTTCTGATTTTGATATCGAAAAAATCAAATCGACTTTGGTAGGTTTTAGAATTGTAGGTCAGGAATTGTACCAATGGAAAAATCATTTGGTGATTTACGGAAAAATGAATCAGCCGGAAAGAACGAAACGAAAATTAGCGGGTGCTTTTCCTTCTTTAGAAATTAAAATCTATGAAGATTTGGTTTATGATTTTCAAAACTTCGAAAGATGTAAAGATTCAAAACCAGCATCGGATTGGGAAAATATTGTTTTAACAGCGAATCTTCCTGCCGATGAAAAACTGCAAAAAGAATATGTGGAGTATCACAAAACACAATTCGAAAAATGGCCAGAAGTAGCCAAAGGTTTCTGTAATGCCGATTTTCAGCAATTACAAGTCTTCAAAAAAGACAGACAATTGATCTTGGTAATCAGTATTCCGAAAGGAGAAAATTTGGATAAACTAAATCCAAAAACAACACAAAATAATCCTCGTGTAGATGACTGGAATGCCTTAATGAAAAAATACCAATCGGGAATTGAAGGCGCAAAATCAGACGAAACCTGGATTTTCTTGAATAAAGTAGAAACGAAATAA
- a CDS encoding glycoside hydrolase family 28 protein: protein MKTNRINLLCVALASFALSFNTASAQKSADTYKNIEFKMAEVQEPIIPQYSVNLKDFGAVNGGYVLNTKAFADAIDALSKKGGGKLIIPAGIWLTGPIILKSNIELHAERGALIKFSTDKSLYPIIETSFEGLNTWRCISPIYGKNLENIAFTGNGVWDGSGEAWRQVKKSKLTDEQWKKFVASGGVLNEKKDSWYPSEQYLKGAKGADQNIRLDLKTKEDFEAIHDFLRPVLVSIQNSKRVLFDGPVFQNSPAWNIHPLLIEDLIVRNITVRNPWFSQNGDGLDVESCKNVVIENSSFDVGDDAICIKSGKDKDGRDRGVPCENIIVKNNIVYHGHGGVTVGSEMSGGVKNLHVSNCTFMGTDVGLRFKSTRGRGGVVENIYISDVFMTDIPSQAISFDLYYGGKSIAETLAEGGNTVSTKAIPVNEETPQFKNIVIKNITIKGAQQAVFLQGLPEMNLENIEISNLIAKAQKGFSIIDANGIKISNAQLDIEAKNAFEIYNTKNLSLKNIEFNPSSSNAITINGEASKNIDLSGSSVNFSKTTTIDKNVPKKAVKF from the coding sequence ATGAAAACTAACCGAATTAACCTTTTATGTGTCGCTCTCGCCTCTTTTGCTTTGAGTTTCAACACCGCTTCGGCACAAAAATCTGCTGATACGTATAAAAATATTGAGTTTAAAATGGCTGAAGTTCAAGAGCCTATAATTCCGCAGTACAGTGTGAATCTAAAAGACTTTGGAGCAGTAAATGGCGGTTATGTTTTAAATACAAAAGCTTTTGCAGATGCTATTGATGCACTTTCTAAAAAAGGCGGAGGAAAATTAATTATTCCAGCTGGGATTTGGCTAACAGGACCGATCATTCTTAAAAGCAATATCGAACTTCATGCAGAAAGAGGCGCATTAATCAAATTCAGTACCGATAAATCTTTGTATCCAATAATTGAAACCAGCTTCGAAGGTTTAAACACTTGGCGTTGTATCTCTCCTATTTATGGAAAAAATCTAGAGAATATTGCGTTTACCGGAAATGGTGTTTGGGACGGATCTGGCGAAGCTTGGCGACAAGTTAAAAAGAGTAAATTGACAGATGAACAATGGAAGAAATTTGTAGCTTCTGGCGGGGTTTTAAATGAAAAGAAAGACAGCTGGTATCCTTCGGAACAATATTTAAAAGGTGCTAAAGGTGCCGATCAGAACATTCGTCTTGACTTGAAAACAAAAGAAGATTTTGAAGCGATTCATGATTTCCTTCGTCCTGTTTTGGTAAGCATACAAAATAGTAAAAGAGTGCTATTTGACGGACCTGTTTTTCAAAATTCTCCTGCATGGAATATTCATCCGTTATTAATTGAAGATTTAATTGTTCGAAATATAACCGTTCGCAATCCGTGGTTTTCTCAAAATGGCGACGGACTTGATGTAGAATCTTGTAAAAATGTAGTGATTGAAAACTCAAGTTTTGATGTGGGTGACGATGCCATCTGCATTAAATCGGGTAAAGATAAAGACGGACGTGATAGAGGTGTTCCTTGCGAAAATATCATCGTTAAAAACAATATCGTTTATCATGGACATGGCGGAGTAACCGTTGGAAGTGAGATGTCTGGCGGTGTAAAAAACTTGCACGTTTCTAATTGTACTTTTATGGGAACTGATGTTGGTCTTCGTTTTAAAAGTACTCGTGGACGTGGCGGTGTTGTAGAAAACATTTACATCTCTGATGTTTTTATGACTGATATTCCATCTCAGGCAATTTCGTTTGATTTGTATTATGGCGGAAAATCTATTGCTGAAACTTTAGCAGAAGGTGGAAATACCGTTAGTACAAAAGCAATTCCGGTAAACGAAGAAACGCCTCAGTTTAAAAATATCGTGATCAAAAACATTACAATCAAAGGCGCTCAGCAAGCTGTATTTTTGCAAGGTCTTCCTGAAATGAATTTAGAAAATATTGAAATCTCAAACCTAATTGCAAAAGCTCAAAAAGGTTTTTCTATAATTGACGCTAACGGAATTAAAATCAGCAACGCACAATTGGATATTGAAGCGAAGAATGCTTTCGAAATTTACAACACTAAAAACCTTTCGTTGAAAAATATTGAGTTTAATCCTTCTTCATCAAATGCGATTACAATTAACGGTGAAGCGAGTAAGAATATCGATTTGAGTGGTTCTTCTGTTAATTTTTCTAAGACGACTACTATTGATAAAAACGTTCCTAAAAAAGCGGTGAAATTTTAA
- a CDS encoding amidohydrolase family protein: MSKRIDSHQHFWKFDPVRDSWIDETMQNIQRDFLPEDLQPLLKENQFEGCVAVQASQSEEETHFLLDLASKNDFIKGVVGWVDLRNENIEDRLQFFSDQKKLKGFRHVVQGEADDFMFGTEFRRGITALKSFNYTYDILIFERQLPAAISLVKDFPNEKFVIDHIAKPDIKSGSIDSWKKGIEEIAKYDNVWCKISGMVTEADWKNWKPEDLKPYLDVIFENFSVDKLMYGSDWPVLNVASDYNEVVKTLEDYISKFSVEDQNKIWFVNANEFYKLNS, encoded by the coding sequence GAAGTTTGATCCCGTTCGAGACAGCTGGATCGATGAAACTATGCAGAATATCCAAAGAGATTTTCTTCCTGAAGATTTACAGCCGTTATTAAAAGAAAATCAGTTTGAAGGTTGTGTTGCAGTTCAGGCAAGTCAGTCAGAAGAGGAAACTCATTTTTTATTGGATTTGGCTTCTAAAAATGATTTCATAAAAGGAGTTGTAGGCTGGGTAGATTTGCGAAATGAGAATATTGAAGATCGTTTGCAATTCTTTTCAGATCAAAAAAAACTGAAAGGTTTTAGACATGTTGTACAGGGTGAAGCGGATGATTTTATGTTCGGAACAGAATTCAGAAGAGGAATTACAGCTTTAAAATCCTTCAATTATACTTACGATATATTAATTTTCGAACGTCAATTACCAGCTGCAATAAGTTTGGTAAAAGATTTTCCAAACGAAAAATTTGTAATCGATCATATTGCAAAACCAGATATTAAATCGGGAAGTATTGATTCTTGGAAAAAAGGTATTGAGGAAATTGCAAAATACGATAATGTTTGGTGTAAAATCTCAGGAATGGTCACAGAAGCCGACTGGAAAAACTGGAAACCAGAAGATTTAAAACCGTATTTAGATGTAATTTTTGAAAACTTTTCAGTTGATAAATTAATGTATGGATCAGATTGGCCAGTTTTAAATGTGGCTTCTGATTATAATGAAGTGGTAAAAACTTTAGAAGATTATATTTCGAAGTTTTCTGTTGAAGATCAGAATAAGATTTGGTTTGTAAATGCGAACGAATTTTATAAACTAAACAGCTAG